Proteins encoded in a region of the Vicia villosa cultivar HV-30 ecotype Madison, WI linkage group LG5, Vvil1.0, whole genome shotgun sequence genome:
- the LOC131606667 gene encoding uncharacterized protein LOC131606667 — MATKFEIEKFNGSNFSLWKLKMKAILRKDNCLPAIEGRLVDITDEKRKDMDDNAVAILHLAMADPVLSSIAEKKTAKKIWDTLIQMYEVK; from the coding sequence ATGGCAACAAAATTTGAGATTGAGAAATTCAATGGGAGTAATTTCTCCCTTTGGAAATTGAAGATGAAGGCGATCCTGAGGAAGGATAATTGCTTACCAGCAATTGAAGGTAGACTTGTAGATATAACTGATGAAAAAAGGAAAGATATGGATGACAATGCTGTTGCCATTTTGCACTTAGCAATGGCGGATCCAGTTTTGTCCAGTATTGCAGAAAAGAAAACTGCAAAGAAGATTTGGGATACTCTCATCCAAATGTACGAGGTCAAGTAA